In one Bufo gargarizans isolate SCDJY-AF-19 chromosome 11, ASM1485885v1, whole genome shotgun sequence genomic region, the following are encoded:
- the LOC122922168 gene encoding sodium channel modifier 1-like isoform X2: MLHLRVLWRGFLSYPYWLLPGDVRRTSSSKVEEPPQSSPSPQSSSSVYTQQDLHKTPAETSSPDPRSGSTGMCRRSQSQTTSKTKNKIQKGEDSNDDPERRQVMEHYLSLRSSEWIPDGTGKWVKDENVEFDSDEEEPPAMPPP; the protein is encoded by the exons ATGTTACATTTAAGGGTGTTGTGGCGAGGTTTTCTTTCCTACCCCTATTGGCTCCT GCCAGGAGATGTGAGGAGGACGAGCAGTTCTAAGGTGGAGGAGCCGCCCCAATCCTCACCATCTCCACAGAGCAGCAGTTCAGTATAtactcagcaggacctgcacaaGACCCCAGCCGAGACCTCCAGTCCTGATCCAAGGAGCGGCTCCACAG GTATGTGCAGACGGTCTCAATCCCAGACAACCAGTAAAACTAAGAACAAGATTCAGAAAGGTGAAGATTCGAATGACGACCCTGAGAGAAGGCAAGTAATGGAGCACTATCTGTCTCTGAGGAG CTCTGAGTGGATTCCAGATGGCACAGGGAAATGGGTGAAAGATGAAAATGTGGAGTTTGACTCTGATGAGGAGGAACCTCCAGCAATGCCACCACCATGA
- the LOC122922168 gene encoding sodium channel modifier 1-like isoform X1 yields the protein MLHLRVLWRGFLSYPYWLLPGDVRRTSSSKVEEPPQSSPSPQSSSSVYTQQDLHKTPAETSSPDPRSGSTGEHAAITWVYGMCRRSQSQTTSKTKNKIQKGEDSNDDPERRQVMEHYLSLRSSEWIPDGTGKWVKDENVEFDSDEEEPPAMPPP from the exons ATGTTACATTTAAGGGTGTTGTGGCGAGGTTTTCTTTCCTACCCCTATTGGCTCCT GCCAGGAGATGTGAGGAGGACGAGCAGTTCTAAGGTGGAGGAGCCGCCCCAATCCTCACCATCTCCACAGAGCAGCAGTTCAGTATAtactcagcaggacctgcacaaGACCCCAGCCGAGACCTCCAGTCCTGATCCAAGGAGCGGCTCCACAGGTGAACATGCTGCAATAACCTGGGTATACG GTATGTGCAGACGGTCTCAATCCCAGACAACCAGTAAAACTAAGAACAAGATTCAGAAAGGTGAAGATTCGAATGACGACCCTGAGAGAAGGCAAGTAATGGAGCACTATCTGTCTCTGAGGAG CTCTGAGTGGATTCCAGATGGCACAGGGAAATGGGTGAAAGATGAAAATGTGGAGTTTGACTCTGATGAGGAGGAACCTCCAGCAATGCCACCACCATGA